The DNA window TGAAAAAGAATGCAGAAAGATGGAGCGTCTCTGTCTGAATTGAATATCTTTTGACATGTTCAGTGAATGTTGGAGAATGCCTTTGAGGTCTCCTGCTGTAAGACTGTTTGTTGTCCTGTAATTCATATTTATTCACAAAATATCCAGGTAAGTTATCTGCACTGTATAAAGTGTTTCTTAGTTCAATTTCCCTTAAGGAATAAAACAGCAGAGAGAAGTTACAGCAAACGTTGCTTtgaaacgtttaaaaaaaaaataatgtatcGGACACTAATTCAATCTGTGTCGTTGAAGCGGTACAGATTGCTCGATAGACATTTTAAGGTAATTCCGGATTGAGTCAatatatgcagcgtttaccgtgaatgacatatgcagcgtttattGTGAATGTGGTCTCCGCTAACACAGGAACACAGCGTTTAAATGTAAATCACGCTGTACCAGGCCTTCTTAACTAGCGCTCGTATTTTACCTCCCCATGCAAACTTTTTCCTCATGTGGGTGCTAGCAAGCTAACAAGCATACTAGGTACTGCTAGTTATAAACAGCCAATCTAAAGGGCTGGAAGCTTTAGTGAGCTTCGATTGGGCAAATAGCGCTGCGACATCATGTAGTATTTGCATAAAGTTCAGCTTTCCCCAACTTTGGTTCCGCCCTGGTCATGCTCCCTCGCCAATGCTCTCATCGCCCAATGGTCCCCCCCGCCCACTTCGTTTCCCTCCATTGTTTCATCGCCCTCCTCATGTTATATTAACATGTCCTGTCATGTTTAACTTCAGCGATACGGATTGAAAAGAGCCcgacataatatataataataatatatgccatttagcagacgcttttatccaaagcgacttacagtcatgtgtgcatacattctacgtatgggtggtcccgggaatcgaacccactaccctggcgttacaagcgccatgctctaccaactgacatTTCATGGGCTTGGAAATCTCCTTTGATATTGGGAATGCTAATGCTCGGGAATGTGTTTTGAACAATGTAAATATACTTTGACTCGTTAGGTTATGAAATGAATGAGGTGTCTTTCAATTACGAACATTCTGAAGCCGTGAGATGGGGTAGAAGTTATATGATATTGCAGTTCATTATCTtgagcagggtttcccaaactcactCCTGCCCCCAGTGTGCACGCTCTGGTTTTTGCCCTagaactacacagctgattcaaatcatcaaagctTGATGAGGAGTTGGAGTGATAGGGCTAAAAAACGAACCGTGCACCCAGGGgtggccccaggaccgagtttaggAAACCCTGATTTAGAGTGCACTGTGTTTGCTGGTTTGTCCCCGAAATTCAGATAGCATTGAAATGACAGACAGCAAGACTCAGTGAAAAAGATTAGTGGGACTTGACTATGGTCAATTATTTCATTATCACACCATTCCAGTCATGTGATGTTACACATGGTGTCAAAAAAAACAAAGTCTCTATTGTTTGATAAAGCCTATATCAGACATTGGTCTTTGCTGCTTAATAGCATGTTTATGACTGGCATATAGTAGGAGTGTTAGTCATATAGTAAGACAAGAATGTAAGACACATTTCTATAAAATATAATTGCTATCAGTGGGTTGACGTAGGACAGGTAGATATGGATatggatcagtgtgtgtgtgggtgtgtgtgtctctatgggGGACAATGGGGATCTGGTGAGGATTATTCGCTTAATACTTCAACATACAAACAGACCATTGGACACGTACTCACACCGGAGAACAGCACTACCTAACATACTGCTGTAGAATCACTTCATTGAGTGCACAGGGTGACAGTTCTGATTTCTCTACTTTCTGGAAAGTTGGTAGAATTGTTTTGTAACTGGTTTTATTACTTGTACATGCTGACACATTGTAAGACATACAGAAAGAGGTCTGGTGAAGAGGTCATTGGCAGTATGACATGTTCAATTCGGTTCTTCCGTCTATGGCCAGATTGTTGTTCTTGTGTCTGTTTGCCAcatcctgtcctcttctctgtcaTATTGATGTTATCTTGGCCTCAGTTCCTGTCTACCTAACACATATAGAGATGACGTTGTACCAACTTTGAGAGAACAATCATCTatgccattttctctctctctcacaaggaCACAGGAAGACTGATTTTTCCACAGAGGACATTCGTCAGTCAGTCCAGAACTGGACACCAGGGCTGTCTGAGAGTCTGGAGGCATCAGGCCTGTGGTTGTGTATGGACTGCTGCTGCACTAAAACAGAGAGGTGGATTAACACACAACCCTGACACACGGACAAACTCAGTCTGTTCCCAAAGCGGTGGCCATgtcgtctccctctcttcccatgCCCTCCCTCCCCCCGAGTCCACTGGCCATGGAGTACCTCAATGACTTTGACCTCCTCAAGTTTGAGGTGAAGCCTGacagtcctcctcttcctccctcctgtaCGCTCCCCAAGACTGGCCTCCCCCTCGATCCTTCCAGTTCCCCCGGCCCCTACACCAACCACCCTCCCCAGGACTCCAGCCTCAGCTCCAGCCCATACAACTCCCTGCCCCCCTCTCCAACGCTGAGCGATGCCCACccacctccctcagcctcctcctccctctcttcttcctcctcctcctccatctcctttcccCTGTCCATCTCAAACAGCTACACCTCTGGCATCAGTTCGGGCTCTCAGGGGAATATGGAGGGTAGCCCCTCCCATGGGGGTGCTCAGGGTCCTAACCCTGCTTCTTTGGAAGACCTGATCTGGCTGGCAGCACTGCAGCAACAGTTTGGAGGGGAGCCGGGGGGGCCTGCATCCCTGTTGGGGGCATTGGGAGGAGGGCCAGagcggggagacagagagagggggccgGTTGGCAGCTTCCTGGGCTGTGAGGACGCAGTGGAGGCTCTACTGAACTCAGCTGCTGCAGCTGTTAGCTCGCAGGTATGTAACACTGTCCAACTTGTCTAAGGATGTCTGTAAATAATATGTTGTTATTCTCCTCTGATAGTGGGTTCGTAATAACATGTATAGACTATAATCAGtgtttctatttctctctctcaacctttTTCCAACCCTCCActacatctcttctctctctcagtttccAGTGCTTTCCCAGAGTTCCAGCAGTAACCTCGGGGATTCAGGAAGTGACAGTGGAGGTGACATCTCCTGCTCCAAGGGGACAGACATGtgccaccgtccactcctctacctctcctctggcCCCCAATCACTCCCTAACGCCAACCCTTCCTCGGCAACCTACCCACAACCCCAGAGCCCCTCTGGCCGACTTCATCACCATCacccacatcatcatcatcaccaccctcaccaccccaTGCATGGCCATCAtcttcaccatcatcatcacctccaAGTAATTGATGGGGTCAGGGGGCGTGACAGTATGCAACAAAAGATGGTAGAATAACTGAGATAAGGGTCACTGTGGGAAGGCTAGCAACAATAGCACAACACCGGTTGGAGCTGGAGCATTTGGGAGAGGCGAGGGAGAGGTGATAGAGGGATCATGCTGTAAGGGATTGGGATTAAACCATTAGAACATGATTAAGGGTGCGTGTCGTGTACCTGCTATAAGTATTGAAAGCATGCCTCAACGCTGAGATGACAATGAGTTTGGCTGAAGACCTTACATGTTTAAAAATGCATTACTTGTCCTGCAGGGGCAAGTGCAGAATATGGAATTAAATGTAATAATAGATGCATGTATTTGTAATGCGTCAACGTTGATAAATGAACTGTGTTAAAGCTAACACTTACTAGGCTACATCAATTATTCCAGGGTCTCCCCTGGCTTTGCAAGAGTAAAGGGTGCTGTGTGTGGGGCTGCTAGTGCTGCTGTATATGGTTCAGTACTGTGCTATAGCTGCATTCCCCATCCAGGTGTCTGAGAGAatctctatgtacagtgtgtgaagCACAGGGTGAGCTTATGATAATATCTGCTATTATTGCCGTGTATAATCCTGATCACTGTCACTCACACTCAGTCAGATTACCTGACAGATTATGGACATGTGCGGCCAAAATGTGCCTCCTGACACAAACAGTTAGGCacactcacatcacacacacacaaccacatatgcacaactcagacacacacacacacaaacaatcacaGAATCATTCTTCAATAGACGAGCAGACTGTAATCTAATATCAGTATTACGTATAGGCCTATTTATAACTAGTCCACCATACCAGCTCCATCGTATTTCCTACTATACGTAAGTCAGACAAACATGTTTAAGTCCTCTCCACAACTGAAATTCATGGCAACATTTTGAAGTAagcatctctctccacctctccctgtgtGCAGTGTGGTGGGGTGGATGAACGTTTCTCGGACGAGCAGCTAGTGAGCCTGTCAGTGCGGGAGCTGAACAGACACCTGCGTGGCGTCAGTAAGGACGAGGTGGTGCGTCTCAAGCAGAAACGCCGTACGCTAAAGAA is part of the Oncorhynchus keta strain PuntledgeMale-10-30-2019 chromosome 26, Oket_V2, whole genome shotgun sequence genome and encodes:
- the LOC118358711 gene encoding transcription factor MafA-like — encoded protein: MSSPSLPMPSLPPSPLAMEYLNDFDLLKFEVKPDSPPLPPSCTLPKTGLPLDPSSSPGPYTNHPPQDSSLSSSPYNSLPPSPTLSDAHPPPSASSSLSSSSSSSISFPLSISNSYTSGISSGSQGNMEGSPSHGGAQGPNPASLEDLIWLAALQQQFGGEPGGPASLLGALGGGPERGDRERGPVGSFLGCEDAVEALLNSAAAAVSSQFPVLSQSSSSNLGDSGSDSGGDISCSKGTDMCHRPLLYLSSGPQSLPNANPSSATYPQPQSPSGRLHHHHPHHHHHHPHHPMHGHHLHHHHHLQCGGVDERFSDEQLVSLSVRELNRHLRGVSKDEVVRLKQKRRTLKNRGYAQSCRYKRLQHRHALESEKHVLTQQLEQLQCELSRVLRERDAYKARYEKLISTNKAQPTRANNSPSPPPDYFL